The window GCGCATGGTCACCCTGGAGTCGGGGTTCTCGGTTCTGGGTCCAATCCATCAAGCCAAGGTAGGTGTTTGCGGTTCGGTGGGGAGGCGTCCTCACCATTATGGCATTGGTCAAGGTCTGTGGTAGTGGGTGGGGCTTCGTGGAGCCGGTAGGTGGATCGGTGCCTCTGGCCATGGACTTGGCGTCGTTTGAGTTGGCTCCGTGACTGCAATCGGCAGTTACTAGGTCATGTTAATCCAGTCCACCGGGATTTGTGGGGACTGTAGGCGTGGGCGCCTCTATGGTGGTGGCGCTGACCCTTGCTCTGTGGCTGATGCCGGGCTTCTCCTGTCGTGGTTAGTGCACCATGAAGCACGCACTTGGCGATGTCTCGGGGTTTGGATGCCGGGGCGACGACCCTGGATGTCGGTTCACATGGTTTGCTCTCTGGCGGGCACCATGGCGGTGGTGGTGGTTATGTCTCTTGGTTGTGTGGGCGGCGAGAGCTATGGCGGCGGGTGACCCGGGCGTGCTCTGTCATCTCTCGCAGTGTTGGCCCTCCGATCCGGACCTAGGGATCTGATCTCGTCAATCTTATCCACAAGACCTCATGGTGGCACGCTTGGGTTGCCAAGTGAAAACTCTGCGCTTTCGTGCCAACGACGGCAGCGCTTGCAGCCGCGCCATTCTCGTCTTGAAGACGTCGTTGTCAGGTTCCTCTCTGTGTCTGGTTCCGAGTGAAAATCTTTGCCCTCAGGGACTCGGCAGTGGCGATGCTTCGTGTCGTTATCCCTCTTGGGGGCGTTGTTGTGGAGCGTAGGTAGTGTAGGGTGTAGGGTGGCGTTCTACTCAGTTCTTCCCGTTTTCTATATCGGTGGCGTAGTCATGTGCGTCTCGTGTGATCCGTTATCCGAGGATCGGCGTTGTATGAGGGTTTCACATCACTTTGTATCGTTCGGCTGTGTACTCTGGTGTgtgtttgctttatatataaagcgggacgaAAGCCTGTTTCGAGAACTTTTCTTAGTAGGCAGACTAATGTAAAGGACTTTCATGACATATTTTTGAACACACAATAGAAGTATTAGCTTTGAGAACGAACTCTATATGGGAACAAACTTTCTAAATATTTTGCATGCGTGTCTTTTCACGTAGGAGCTAAGGACGCGCTACTACGAAAGTCCTCTTCTGCTCCCGAGCTTGATGAATTACAATCTGATTTTTTTTTATAAAACTCAGAAAAAACATCTGTAGCAAACTTTTTAAGTGTTTTGGGCGCTTGAAATTTTTTATCATGAAATGACATTGTGGAAGTCATGAAAAAAACCAGAACTCCAAAATGCTTTCGAAAATAACATTTTTGGGCaacggtttttccttttttttgtgtcATGACGCTCACGAATGTCATTTCATGACAATGTTTTGCAAGCACAAAAACATTTGTCAATGTTGGTCATAGAAATAAATTCAGAACTGtttgatttttttttacttttttttatttCACTGCTCATCAGGAAGCATTTGAACTCGGGAGCAGATACTTCTCGTTCCTACTACTATCGGTTATGTTTctggaaaggaaaaaaaacatgaaATAGACATACCAACCATAGTATTGGATCTGTTTATGAAAGGCCAGTCCATTTGCTACCTCGTTTAAGCGttttttgcaattttctttttCCTCCTATGGTTCTTATGGTTTCCTTCCTGGGTTTCCTGTTTTGGTTTTCTCATTGTTACCATAGATTTCATTCACATGTTTTCTCTTTTCGGTTTATTGTTTTTCCCTGTTAATTTTTCTGCTGTTCTATATATTTTTTCTATTCCTTTCCTAATTTATTTTCTAAAATATTAATATTTAAGAGAAAATTGAAAACATTGCACGGGCCTGTCCGGCCGCGCCCTAGTGGTTGCATCACCACTGACGCATGTGCCCAATAGTAGAAAGACCAAGGCTAGCCGTGACACGTGTCAACTGTACCACTACTTCAACACAAGTGCATCCTCAAAAAGAAACGAGGAGCCTCAGACGTAGTCTAATTTGCAGGGGTAGACAAAGGTTTAGCACTACATAAGCGACTTGATGCCAACATTAGTCTCTGCTCTTTTGCTCTATCTCGTCATCCAAACATTTCCCATTTATGCATGTAACGTTGATAGTTGCACGTGAGAAGTGTATAGCTAGATGACATTGAGCACTTATAATTCATAGACCAATCTTCATATATAAGAAATCATCACACATTACAGATAACAGAAGAGATGAAATACCCACATCTAGACATCCACGATGAGAACTTGTACATAAGCTGCAAGTCGCCATTGCTGTGCAGGTCAACATTTATTATGTAAAAAGTTCTATAGATATTTAGGGAAATTTTATTTTAAGTAAGTAGGATGCTATATCCATAAAGTTCCAAACAAGAATGGGCCCACCAAGTAATTGTGAGCCACACTGAACTTGGACAAGGATGTATGAGCTGCACCAGGGAAGCCGAAATCAATCTACTAACAGATCATTAACCGCCAGTTACGACTTTGTTGTCCCCGGACACGACATGGTTGCTCCCTGATACAACATTATTATTCCCAGTTACCCTATTATTATTGCCGGATACAGTATTGTTGCTCCCAGTAACGACATGATTGGTGTCAACTATGACATTGCTGCTCCCAGATGTGACTGTGTTGTTGCTCCCAGAAACATTGTTGTTATCCCCAGATATAACAGTGTTGCCGTTCCCAGATACAATATTGCCACTCCCAGATCTGACACTGTTGTTGGTCCCAGTAATGGTATTTGGTTGTTGTTGTTGGAGTGTTCTTCTATTGCTCTTCACATACAATAGCAAGTTAGTAAAAGCAATACGTCCACAACGGTGAGGCCCTTGAGTAGTGTCAAACCCTTGGGTGCCTCACCAACCAAATGAATTATTTGAGTGATCCAAGTACCTTCCGGGCGAAGCCCCGCCGCGCTTGGAGGTCATCAGGGTGGCACGTCGCGTAGGCCGCCGGCAGGAGAAACGCCAAGAAGGCGAGCAACAGGAAGCATTTCGTCATGGACTCAGCTGTGGCCTGTGGTATGGTATGTATACACAAAGCATGAACTCAGCAAGAAACCAGTTTGGGATGCTGGTGATTCTCAAGTGCCCTTGGCAAAAACTGCTTGGGTGGTGCACCTCATCTTATACTCGTGCATGAGTGTGTGTAACCATGCGTtgcaagtacgtacgtactagtcaGTGGCCACAATAGTCAGTGTGCGTGCGGAGTGCCAATTCAAACTTTAATTTTCTTGCATTTTTCATGCATGAGGTGCTGTCTGTCGACTGAAGGAATTGGTGGGTGGCATGGACCATGGATCCAAGGTGGCAGCTCCTGCTCCTCAGCTTCAGTGGTCCCGTCCCGTTGTCGTGGACAGGTCCGCTCTAGTTCATTCATGTTTCTCGACTTTTCTTAATAAGCCAACTAATGCAAATGACTTTCATGGCATATTTCTTGCACACGCACAATAAAAGTATTAGCTTCGAGAACAAACTTTATTGTATGCGGACAAAATGATCTTCCAGTACTTCGTGAAGATGCTGCGTGCATGTCTGTTCACATGGTATATAGGAGAACTTGCTGCTTGTGAATGGTGTTCTGTTTCTAGAAAAAAAATGCACAACAGTGAAGGCAACAACCACAGTCCGTCCTTCATGTAATAGTTGCATAAACTGACGTGAAAGTTATAATTAACTAGATGAAACCCCGCGCGTTCTTACGGCACATGTAGTCAAAGTCATATTTTAGGAAACCAAATGCCATATGTGGTAAGCTATCTAAAAAAGGAATCCAAAATTAGATATTACATAGAGATGAGCACAgtaaaggaaaaagaagaaaatcAAAATGGAAAGCTAGGCTGAAGTACAAATAACTCATATGCTTGGTTAATGTGAGCTCAGATGTTAGGTAAATGCAACATTATCAGGAATGTTACAATACATTGCACATTCAACATTCACACCTTACACATGTATTTCATCCCATACCGAGGGGTTCCGAACTCATGTCATCGACCTGCACGTGAGTACGCTTAGGGACTGGAATGAATGTCAGAGAATATTTCCCTATAATTTGATTGATTTTTGGAACCCGTCTTAAAGGCTTACACATAATCACTTTATCTTGATGTTCTACACGAATCTGGGATGAAGGACTGACTTGCTCTGACTAAATATCTAGATATCCATTAGAAAAGAACAATCAAGATTCTAAGATTACTATCAAAATAATGAATGAAGATGTCTTTAATTGTTGTGTACTATGAATAAATTAACACCAATGAACATTTGCATCAACTATTCATGAAAATTGTACTGACCTCGCACCGCTCTCTATCTCTTTTGCTCAGAATCTATTCATTGCAGATTTGGAATTAGGAGAAGTTTACTGAACGATCAGAGGAAATTTTGGAACGTGAAACAGTAAGCAACTGTGAGAAAGAAAGTGCAAGATACTACCGAGTACAATATTTTAGAAATTGTAGAATACCTTTAGATCAGGCTTGGAAATGCACCTAGACATCTCCGAGCTTGGCCTGTGCATCAGTTGGACGTttccaacgccttcttgcacggccacctcgctgagcaggtgttctgtgagcagcccaccGGCTTCGTCGACGCCGCACATCCAGaccatgtgtgcttgctctcccgttccctttacgggttgaagcaggcgcctcgggcctggtaccagcgcatcACTGCATTCCCGCAGACGCTCGGATTTACGTCGACTCGCTCTGATGCGTCCCTCTTCGTGTACCATCACGGAGttgacacggcctacttgctgctctacatcgacgacatcatcctgacggcatccACTGCCGCGCTCCTCCAGCGCTTACTGCTCGTCTTCGCGATGAGTTTGCCCTGAAGGACTTGGGGCCCCTGCACTACTTCCTTGGAATCGAGCTAGTTCGACGGTCAGATGGGTTCTTCCTGCACCAGCAGCGCTACGCCCATGAGCTTCTCGATTGAGCCGGCATGCTTAACTACAAGCATGCTCCCACGCCTGTCGACACCAAGGCCAAGGTTTCCGCTCCGGAGGGTTCTTCCGCATCCGATGCGGCCTTCTATCGCTCCATTGTGGGTGCTTTACAGTACCTGACCCTGACGCGCCCCAACTTGCAGTATGCTATTCAGTAGGTCAGTCTTTATATGCATGCTCCGCGCGACTCTCactggactctggtgaagcgtatCCTCCGTTACATACGCGGCACCCAGTCCATGGGACTTACGTTGACGGCCTCCGCTTCCACCGACCTCATCGCCTACTCTGATGCGGACTGGATTGGCTGCCCGGACACACGGTGCTCCACCTCGGGGTACTGTGTCTACCTTGGGCTGTCTCTGATCTCTTGGTCCTCCAAGCGACAGCCCACCATCTCCCGCTCGAGTGCCGAGGCAGAGTATTAGGCAGTGGCTAACGCCGTTGCTGAATACTCTTGGCTtcgtcagctgctccaggagttgctttgtgatgttcacaaggccacgctcgtctactgcgacaacgtctccgccGTGTACCTCTCCGTCAACCCGGTCCGCCATCGtcgaacgaagcatattgagctcgacataCACTTTGTTCATGAGTAGGTGACTCTTGGGCGCGTCCGAGTCCTCCACGTCCCAACGGCGCAGCAGTTCGCCGATGTTATGAAAAAAGGACGGCCTACTTCTTCTTTCGAGGAGttcaggtccagtctttgcgtcccCGACGACGCTTCGACTGTGGGGGGTGTTGAACatatggtttgtgcatgtatattgtatagccCGGCCATGTGGGTGCATGTGGGCCATCCCTGTCCTGTTGACCTAATTGCATTTGTTCTCTTGCGTAGATGGGTGCATGTGTGGGCCGACATGAGTGGGCTTTGTTATTGCTATCGCGTGATTGCTCGCTCACGTGTGCGTCTCGCCAAGGAATTCCCTATATGCCGCTCGTTGCGTCGAACTGTCGACGCAACGCACAGAGCTGGCGATCGAAGCGCTCACGTGGGCCGGCCCGTTAAACAGTTGGGGCActttctggttttgggaaccttctagagtttCCCAGCCGAGTTTTTCTGGTTTTGGGAAACTTCTAGAAGGCTCCTTGAACCGTTTTTTTGTCGATTTTtccgtttctttttttcttttccttttctatttctttttttcgTTTCCGTTATATTTAAAGTTCATTTTTAAAAACAAATcaggtttcaaattttgttcagaaatTGGAAAAAATGTTCGTACTTTTAAAATATTTTCAATTTTGTAAAAAAATTCGTgctttcaatattttttcataaattcaaataatgtttgcattttcaaaaaaaatcgggcatttaaaaaattgttctcattttccaaaaaatgtttggtatgtttttgttcatttttttggaacttttcaaataatgaccgggattTCAATAAACGTTCATGTTTTCGAAAATTATTCttgttttcaaatttttgttcacgtattcaaaaaatgttcacgtttcAAATTTGTTTGTAAGTTTTAAAATTGTTCTCCGTTTCTAACTTTGgtctaaaaataaaaaatatgttcatgattttaaaaattgttcccactttgaatttttgttcacaaattcggaAAATATTCATATTTACGAATTGTTTTTGGAAATTTCAAATTTTTTCGCCATTTCATAAAATTGttcgaagttcagaaaataacataaattttggaatttttgtttGGGATTATTTTCAAATAGTGTTAAGTCTGCTAGCGCTATTAGTTTCCAAAACTTGGCAATGCTTATCTGTGACCATATCTGTTCTGGCGTGGTGGTAGTAGCAAGTGTGCGCCAGTAGGCAGCCGTGAGTTCGAAAATCCCATCTACCTTGTATTAATTTTTTGCGATTTGACACCATCGCATTCAAAGCGCAccgcaatgggccggcccagtcaggaGCACCCCTGTGCGATGGAGCACGTATATCTACCGCAGAATGCGGCACATAGGACCTCTCTCTCGCCAGGGTCCACGCGTAGTTGCGATCGCTGGCTTGATCGGTGCCGCTTTATTCGTTCAGTCCAGAGACGGTGTCGCTAGCGGTTTTGTGTTCCTTTTGGGTTTTTTTTAGGGTTCCTTTTGGTTTTCTCCTCTGATCTTTTCGTGGGTTATAAATAGGCCTTTCCTCCTGTGATCTCGCAGTTATTCCTTCTACTTCGCCGCAACATTGACTGCCTCAGCTAGGTAATGGGAACACATACGTGCATCGATGTATATAAACATCATACTGGTTGATGTTTTCTCGGTCTGTGTTATTTGCACGCAGACTTCAACCATCAGCATCGGCGACCTGAGATACAGTAGTATCTACGACTTTTCAGTGTCGCCACTAGCCATGACTTTCAACTGTAACTGTACGTACTCCTGAAGTGGCATTCTTCAGCAAGAAGGGCAGCGAGCTAAAACAATCACGAGAAAACCAACACGACTTATTGCGAGAATGTGTAGGGCACAACAACTGGTTTAATCGAGCCATTGAGTTGCTTCTAAGACTTCTACAATTGCATTCACCACAAGGTTGATGGCCTATTGGATCATCCGCCGAGCCGTATTGCACTACCCAAGGTTAATGGCACAACAACTGCATTCACCACAAGGTTGATggcctcgttgatcaaaagatcatCCCAAGTAGTGGCGGAGCTTGACAAAGATTATTGGTGGGGCAAAGCAGACTTGAGGGGGGAATAAGGAAAAAAAATCAGCTTAAACTTTGATAATCTTCAAGATTTTAGCTTAACTAATGGTATTTCACATAATTTCTCTAGGGTATGGGGGCCATAGCCCCCCTTGGCTAACACCCTCcctttcaaaataagtgtctcaactctaGGATAACTTTGTGAGTTGTACAAAGTTGTCCTAGAGTTGaggcacttattttgggacggagggagtactttttctgTTTTTATATCGACTAGTATTAGGAGTCTAGGTCACCAACAGGGGTTAGAGTACGAGTCGGTGAAGAACGTGATGGTGTGTGTTGACGACAGCAGAAACATGGTTAAGATCAAAATATGGGCTAATTCCAAGCTGTTCACGGTGAAGCAAGTCACATTCATGCATTACAACATGTCAAGCATGTAGAATCCCTTCCTGATTGATATCAGCACTACTGCAACCACAACATTGACAGCCCGTGCTAGGTAACGGGAACACAACGTTAACGTGCATCCAATGTGTATATAAACGTCATCCTGATTGTAGTTTTTCTCACTGTGTTATCTGCACGTAGACTTCAGCCATCAACATGTATGATGTGAGATAAATCAGTATATATGGCTCGTCGGCGACACCAATAGGCATGATTTTGAACTCCATACGTGTACCATGTAGGAAGTGCAGCTGTGGTACAACAAGAAAGAGCAAGCCATCACGGTTTATTGTGAAAATGTGCAAAGCACAACAACTGGGTTGATCGAGCCGCAGAGCTGCTTCTAAGACCTCTACACAACTGCCTACACCACAAGATATGCCTTCTGGTTAAGCCAAATAATTGTGTTAAAAATGTAGCCACATCATAACAACTATATAGCTGATGGCAGGTTGAGACGTGTCGGTCTTACATCTGTGCCATCTTGGAAAGCATGTTCAGACGAAACTGAACATGGTGGATGAAGCATCCTGGAGTACCTTAATACTGCAATCGGAGTTGTGTTGTTGTGAACCTGAGAAAACCTCTCGAAACAAGCAtttgccccgctttatagataaagcacaaACCAAATTATGCAGCCAAACAGTACAACATAGTTACGAAGCCCTCTTACAGAGCAGACACGGGATAACCGGACAATATAAACTCACATGActatccttcccctcctctccatttgctcacgctGCAACCGAGATGCTTATGAAAGGGAACAACGTTCAATGGCGCGCCACCGTCCCCTCTGCCATCAGGGGGCGCAGATGGAAAACTATCTCGACACCAAGAAGGCGCCCATGACCATTGAGGTCACCTCCAACGATGGCAAGACCAAGTCCAAGGCAACCAACCCCGACTTCACCGTGTGGTACGCGCAAGATCAACATGTGTTCTCCTACCTGCTAACCACGTTGCCACGCGAGATGGCTATCCAGGTGGTGTCTTGCCACACCGCAGCGGAGCTGTGGAACATGGTGCAAGGGATGTTTACCTCGCACACCCGTGTAAGGATTGTCAACGTCAGGATTGCGTTGGTGAATCTGCAGAAGGGCAAAATCAGCATCACTGAATATGTTGGTAAGAGCAAGACTTTATGTGATGAACTAATTGCTTCAGAGAAGAAGGTTGATGAAGAGGATGTTGTCTCTCACATCCTTGCCGGGCTTGATGAGGAGTTCGACCCGATCGTTTCTACCATGTGCTCCTGGCTAGAGCGAGTCACTTTCCTGGAGTTGTACTCGCAGCTCCTAAGCTTCAAAGTCCGCATGAGCCTTTGTGGCCGATCCTCTCATTTGTATGCCAATGCCGCTGCTTGTGAGCGCTTCACAAAGAAGAAGAACAAAAAACTGCGGTGGTGGTGGCCGCGAACGCAACTTCCCCAACAGGAAAGTCGGCGGCGGTGATCGTGGTCACGACAATTTTCCAAGCCGCCTAATCATTGCAATGGGGAAGGCAATGACGGCAGAGGGAACTCCAATAACAATTCCTCTGCCAAACCAACATGTCAAATCTTCGGCAAATTGGACACCCGGCCTGGAGGTGCTGGAAACGGTACGAATTCCTCCTACTAGTGAGGGGAAGAGAGACCAGCAAACATGGCCGCGCCCCAGTATGGAATTGTTACCAACTGGTATCTGGACTGTGGTGCGACAGGTCACATCACAAGAGACCTAGGGAAGCTCACCGTTTGAGATCGGTACACCGAAAATGGATAACTCCAGATGGTGAGTAGTTCAGGTATCACCATTGAGCATATTGGTCACTCTCATATTCATAACCCTGGTCATGATCTTCTTAAAAATATCCTTCATGTTCCTGAGGCTGATAAGAGTTTAATCTCTGCTAGCCGACTAGCTATTGATAACATTTCATTCTTTGAAATTCACCCATTTTCTTGTAAAGGATCAGGGAGGGAGGAGAGTCCTTCGTCGAGGAAGGGGTAGGACAGGTATATACCTTAGCAAGAACATGGGACAAGATGCCATGAAGCAAGTACTCGGTGCCATCAAACCCTCTTCGGGtaggtgtgatgacccacaagtataggggatcaatcatagtcctttcgataattaagagttcgaacctaacgaggagcagaaggaaatgacaagcggttttcagcaaggtattctctgcaagcactgaaattataagtaacgagtagtttgctagcaagataatttgtaacgagcaagtaacggtaacggtaacaaaagtgcagcaagggagctcaatccttttgaggcaaaagacatgccaaaacggtctcttatgataagaaaaacgttcttgagggtacacgggaatttcatctagtcactttcatcatgttggtttgattcgtgttcgctactttgattatctgatatgtgggtggaccggagcttaggtgttgttcttacttaaacaaacctcctacttatgattaaccccctcgcaagcatccacaactacgaaaaaagtattaagataaaatctaaccataacattaaacttttggatccaaatcagtcccttatgaagtagcgcataaactaggctttaagcttctgtcactctcacaaccgatcatctaataactactccacaatgcattcccttaggcccaaatatggtgaagtgacatgtagtcgacgttcacatgacaccactaagggaatcacaacatacataccatcaaaatatcaaacacatatcaagttcacatgattaattacaacaagatttctcccgtgacctcaagaacaaaagtaactactcacaaatgataatcatgctcaagatca is drawn from Triticum dicoccoides isolate Atlit2015 ecotype Zavitan chromosome 4A, WEW_v2.0, whole genome shotgun sequence and contains these coding sequences:
- the LOC119289432 gene encoding autotransporter adhesin BpaC-like gives rise to the protein MTKCFLLLAFLAFLLPAAYATCHPDDLQARRGFARKSNRRTLQQQQPNTITGTNNSVRSGSGNIVSGNGNTVISGDNNNVSGSNNTVTSGSSNVIVDTNHVVTGSNNTVSGNNNRVTGNNNVVSGSNHVVSGDNKVVTGG